From Bombina bombina isolate aBomBom1 chromosome 1, aBomBom1.pri, whole genome shotgun sequence:
attatctaatttgtttttttcttttggtatcctttgttgaaaagcatacctaggtagacttaggagcagcaatgcacagctagctgctaattggtgggggcacatatatgccgcttgtcattggcttacctgatgagACCAGCTATCTCCCGTTAGTGAATTGCTGCTTTTTGataataaattgtatgctctatctgaatcatgaaaataaaaatgtgggttttatgtccctttaagataatcagATACTTTGTATGCATGAATATTTTTATCATGTGCAGAAAAATCAGAACTAGAACTCAACATATATTGTAATACAATTagattatatacagtattttataatGATTTCAATTTGCGGCACTAGAGAAATCCCTTAAATGCTTACTTTAATTTAATACATATCTCATATGGACATGACTAATAAACATCTCACAATCCCAATGTCAGACATTTTCTACAATTTTATAGCAATACAAAAAAGCTAAATCTATTAatttaaagtagacatgtgcaacgcgaAACAATTTTGTttcgtttcgttttcattagttaaaaaaaaaattgttttgggaaATTagtatgttaagttaaatcgttattTCAGATCTgtttgttatttcggatccattttttattcatattcattattctattctgaaatttAGAATAGTCACGTTAAAGGTCACGTTAAAAAgataagacagtttttttttaaaaagcttggaatgactctgaatttaaaatcctcaaaaaaaaaaaaaaaaaaattttgggaagAACTTTTACCTGGTAGAATAGAGTTTGGTGCTTGACAAGTTGTTCCACAACCATTACTACAACATTTCAAATTTCCTTCACAATTGCTGTCCTGGTCACACATATTAACGCATGTTCCAGCGCTTCCGGGTTTTACAGTAGGGCAGGAACCCTCCTTTGTTTCTGAAAATACATTAGAAAACATTAAAgtcaattttattaatattaagTGGAGAGGTAATAATAGTTTATACAAGACATGGTTTATTTAATGCAATCAGGTACTTTGTGTGCAAGTTTAATATAATCATGTACAGAGAGAAGAGAACTAGAATACACACGCACCCTTAAAATACATAGTAGGTTATCATGTTTTCAATGTGCAGATTTGTAGGAATTCCTAGGATGTTTGTAtaggttaatattatatgtacagtgTTTTATGGACATAACTAATATAGATTTCAGCCACAATCACAGAACTCTGATGTCAATGCCCTATCATGAAAACAAATATAGAACAATACGTGATAATGCcataaaatatatctttttttgaaGATCAGTTTACATTTAGGCTGTTTAAGTTAATATTAAAATcatcataaaatgtatatatacagtatgtacagaacTGATATTGCAGTATCCATTGCTTATGGTTGATAGGGACAATCACAGAGCTCCATTAAAACACTAATACACATTCTTAATcatgaaaaccaaaatatttttagCAAAGAAGCATCCTTGTTTAAGCATTTTAATTATACACCTTTAACATAAAAGATATCTCTATGTAACTAAATCTTGCTGATAAAGATACATGTAATGTGAGCTTTTTTTCTCATTAAGGGCTAGAGTGGAGTGATAGTTTGCGCTCCCACTTGCGAGTAAACTccgcttgaagtaagctttttgcacgcataggGTAGCACAcgcattacaagtttaaagtaaaagtttTCAAACCAAGGGTTAACCCGATGTGCCCAAAAAGCTTAACTTTGAATATCACAGCCGTGTGAAcatattccccccatagacttcaatggagtgtgaaaagtggaaaaaaaactaacaatcaaCTTcttgcgttttctcaagtgcgctaacccaacatgaaatattaatattttacatttcaatgttcgtcagatagcagaatatgttctatttattcataaataaatattcctaaatacagtatatctgatgatttttgttaaaatatatatctatatatatgattatatttaggtaaagatatatacagatatatatatataggaatatctatttaaaaatacttagaacatattcccctatgtgaagaaccttggaatgtgaaattttttaAGTAAATTAAACACTTAAttcaatatgaatattacataaatatgactgctcatgttttcagctacttgactacaaagggctccaatgcccttatatacatgtctatagatgtaaacatatgtaagtatgtgtttatatgtgtatatatgtctgtaaatacataaatgcatatgcacacacacacacatatatacatatatatacccccatatacatatttagacatgtatatgtatgtatctgtatgttaaagccctgtTTGTTTTACACCTGAAACCTctaatctttgagctcttatacatttttattgaattttttttaaaatagtttttattagatattgttattatgaggaTAACTGTACTTGTAAATATAATTGTGATacgttttgtgcattttttttggttgagcataacagttaatcagagctaaAGTTGTGCTGTCCCTGTGcacgttaacttgaattgcactctaGTGAATGTGTTTAAacctgtaatacgtgcgctactacTAATGTGTGATAAGAGCCGCAATAAACGTCTTATCGATAACATGCAACAGTTAGCACACaagtcataatctagccctaacgtGGAATATATTTTCTTCTTGTACTTTCTGCTATGACACAGCAGTTTTTAATGTTCATACTGTGATCTGGCAATTAAAcatgatattccagccaaaatgggAATCCAActgaatgcatttcaatttgaacagaagcatttttgtaatatacatgtgttatcaaaaatgcttctaataagagctatagctgtttcaaaagtgtatttaagtatgcaacgtgcacaaGTTAAGCAAAGTACTTGCTCAGGGAGACTAAGGTTCTTGTACCATCTGGAAATgacagtttgttaattgctgacatgatactagCCACACTGGtgatctaagcagctgcagtatttaaaatgctgatgcactgagactatccagctatgcttcacatgcatgtgcagagcaaaatgttaatactaaaatagagagaacttttactagaagcatttgtgccaatacatatttattgcaaatatgtttctattcaaagatgtaattcatctatgtgcatttatattttgacctgaatgtccctttaataaagctaaGCTTGCATTTTATATTCTGAATTTTGGCTAAAGGACAAAcccattatgatatatatatatatatatatatatatatatatatatatatatatatatatatatatatatacacacacaggttaaTATGTATTGTCCCAGTACACAAGCAGGTACAGCAATACACTCACAAGAAGAGGAAAGGACTGAATGAGGGTAAATGGAAGGAGAAGCAAGATGCAATCTAATAAGAAATGTTACTCAGAAGGACAAGAGAAGTAAGTCCAAGAGCAGAAATAGTTAGGGCTAATACTCACAGGAGCCCAAGGAGTGGGGACTAGGGTTGCCAGCGCTCCTTGGCACTGGTGGTAGATTACACAGTAACCCCTCCCCAAACTTCCACCTGGActccactatacatatatatatatatatatatatatatatatatatatatatatatatatatatatatatttatttatttattattttttttatatatatatatatatatatatatatattttttttttttttttttttttttttttttatatatatatatatatatatatatatttaaatattacaattgatcAGTGATTTTATTCCCTTGGCTGCCAGAAGCACACACAGAATAAAAATGTTACCCCAGTGGCTACAAACAACGAGCAATGTTATAACAGCCCTATTATTGCCAGTAACACAGACCGAGAGCTTCTTTGTGCCTGTACAACAGGTAACACTATAGCACTGATATATGTAAGTCTAAAATACATTCTATTGACACACCTGTTACTATAAATGTTTACTATTTTTCAGATACATatcttaaattttacctttttttagTTACCAACCACCGTATCTACAGATATGTCTTACACATTCAAATACACTTGCCCTATTTATTCAAATGTACCGGCAGATTTGTATTTTTATCTCTGTACACAACTAGGTAAAACACTGTATAAAGCGCTAGACTTATATGATGACATATTTTGTGAAAATTGTTACAGAATCCAATAATAATTTGTTAAAGAAACTCAAtatagtgaaatatttatatttaaacagatGTAGTTTACTGACAATTTTCTTATACATACCAGATCCAAATGTCCCAACACAATAGAAGAAGAGAAGGAAAAAGCTGATGGTTTTCATGGTATCTGCTTGATTAAGGAGACTGTTCACGTATGAATACACTCAGTAAATGTGTTCTCAAGTCAAGTGAGCCAACTTTTAATGTAATGGGCGTTCTCATGAGTCAGGAAATAAATATCCACGctgaatattaattaataataaatttaaCTCTGTAAGGGATGAACCAGTTATCatctatttaatataaaaaaatattttagacccTTTTTTAGAAGATAATAgaacttttaaaataattattttgttgatGTTTCTTAAACTGGCATATAGTAACCTCCAGAAAGAAAAAGACATCCACAAAATATATGCTGTTCAATGTAACTTGATTGATCTTATGCACCATAATCACGTTTTATACTtccagctatatattttttttaatttcaattgttttttcAAAACTGAGTGATTTGGTGCATGAGTACTGTGGGAATGAGTGAGAAAGTGAGTGATGGAGGGAGTGAGGGAGTGAGTGATGGAGTAAATGAGGGAGTGAGTGAGTCATAGAGTGAGGGAGTGAGTGAGCGAGTGAGAGATTGAAGGAGTGAGAGAGTGAGGGAGTGAGTGATGGAGGGAGTGAGTGACTGAGTGAGGGAGTGAGTGAGGGATTGAGTGAGGGATAGAGTGAGCGAGTGAGTGAGCGAGTAAGAAATTGAAGGAGTGAGAGAGTGAGGGAGTGAGTGAAAAAGGAAGGAGACAGTAAATTCCATCTAATAAGAAATGTTACTCACAAAGACAAGTGGAGAAAGTCCAAGGGCTGAAATATCTAGGGCCCATAAGCATAAAAGACAAGGGAATAAATCcccctgtaatttcaccttgcacatcggggaatcacataaacctcgccggcagttcatatactgccgtaagtcggataaactggcgatgtccagaaatgtgagtaaatacacatttctggagtcgccattgACTTATGGtattttagaaactgccggcacataagaaaaaaaaaaaaagttaaatctcccgtaacagtctaatcggcctcccaaaaataaactcgaCATATCAAAACCCCTATATATTCGccaccaccccacatcgcaactaataataaaagtattaacccctgaaccgccagcccccacaacgcaatatacctaataaaactattaacccctaatccgccattcacccacatcgcaatctaactaatacaTTAATTAACcgtctaatccgccattaacccctaaaccgcactaaacctaattaagctattaaaccctaaatcgccaAACCCCCTCATCGTAttaaacctaaataacctattaactcctaaaccgccaatcccctacaacgcaaataactcatttaattactaagccccctaacctaacaccccctaaattaaccccaattacataaattaaaaaaaatactaagttacaataaaaataaaaaacctaacattacttcaaaataaaaaactaagattaaattaaataaaataaaacaattaaacctaatctaataccactatgaaaataaaaaagcctccccaaaataaaaacaccctctaatctaaactaatctaccaatagccattaaaagggccttttgtagggcattgccctaagttaaacagctattttacattaaaaaaatactagtgATTTAAACTTATAAACATATAaacttttaaacatatatatatatacatatatatatatatatatatatatatatatatatatatatatatatatatatatatatatatatatataaaatcacatggcagcaactcaatgcatttaggcatctagacgtggtgaagacgacttgctgaagttcaaaccaagcatcagaatggggaagaaaggggatttaagtgactttgaacgtggcatggttgttggtgccagacgggctggtctgattaTTTAATAAACAGCtgaagctcaaatcatctcaaactggtttcttgaacatgacaatgagctcactgtactccaatggcctccacagtcaccagatctcaatccaatagagcacctttgggatgtggtggaacgggagattcacatcatggatgtgcagccgacaaatttgcagcaactgtatgatgctatcatatcaatacggaccaaaatgtctgaggaatgtttccaacaccttgttgaatctatgccacaaagaattgaggcagttctgaaggcaaaaggggggggggggtccaacccggtactagcaaggtgtacctaataaagtggccagtgagtgtgtgtatatatatatatatatatatacatacatacacatactgtatttagacatgcatatgtatttctatgttctaAAGCTCTTTgcaacacctgagacttcatatttttgagctcttataacttttaattgcaattgttttttaaatattttttatgagagagtgctattatgaatgtaactgcaactttttagtcgagtgcaccagttaaccagagttctaaagTTGTGCTAACCGACgggtgttaaattaaattgcgcatgAGCAAATTTATTTACTTTCAACGAggcgtgataaaccccttttcacttgcatgcAAATGTTAGCATGccgctcataatctagccataaatgtgaCAATAATTATTTTGTTAGGGCCACTGCTTTATGTGTAATGGTAACTAACTTCCTATGAAAATTTGTTTCAATGGTTAAAGGGTTAAATCTTTGATTTTTTTCTTGAGCAATATGTTTTTCCTGAATAAATTAATCAGTGATTATTCAGTTTTCTGGCATCATATAATTTATACTATTGCTAAATCttgtaatatactgtacatgtattactCTTTATGATTGCACAAATTTCACACCTATTTCTTATTATTCTAGGTTTCCAGACAGATATTCTATCCTATTCCCTCTGTCTCCCCAAAGACAAAATTTCCGCCAGGAGATACTTGAAATGCTTTGGAAGTACCAGATTCAAAGCGCTCTCAGATTTCACAAAAGATTTTGTCCACCATTGTTTAGAAAACAATATCTCAATCCAGGCCGAATATCTGCCAGGTCTTTCCAATTCTGCTGCATACTGGGAATTTCGTTATCTTCAGGACTCCAGAGATAGGAAATTACTTTCCAAAATTTTCCTTTTCCTTTCCACATTAAGAGGCCCTTTGTCATAGACCTCTTCACATCCAGATTCATCCAATTTCATAATGAAACCTTACTACTGTTGGTGTCCGGATCGCGAAGCAGATGCAGTACATGCGTTTCTCCAAACTTTGCACAGTCACACTGCTTATGCCTTCCCCCCATTTCCATGATTTCCTGAACCCTTGCACACCTTTGCAGGATTCAGATTGCTCTTCTCCTGATAGCTCCCCTTTGGCCAGCCCAATCATTGTACCCCTCTCTCCTCAAACCTTTATTTTTCCCCTCCTTCTAATCCCACCTCTACCCAGctttctcctagacctctcaggcAAACCCCACCCTCTTTTCTGAGAGGGTTCTCTCAACCTGGGCCCCAGGCACAACACATTTTGAATCTCAGCCTGGTCAAATTGTCTGGCTGCTGTTCACAGAGGAATCTGTATCTGGTTTGCAGCTCCTCAAAGTGAAATTATTAATTACTTATCTTCCATTTTCAATGACGGTTTGGCATATCGATCCATCAACATATCCTGCTCTGCCATATCCCTGGGCCATGACTTTATGAATGATATCCCTATCAGTCTTCATCCTAACATATGTCAATTGTTTAAAGCCACTAGAATTAAAAATCCTCCTTCTTCCAAATACTACTTTTTCTAGGAGGTAGACCTTGTTATCTCTTTTCTTCATAACTGGCCTACTAATCACAACttgcccttaaaggaacagtctacaccagaatttttattgttttaaataatccctttattaccgattctctagttttgcataaccaacacagttatactaatttACTTTGTACctatgttattatattatatctaagcatctgcgaactgcccccttatttcagttcttttgacagacttgcattttagccaatcagtggtagtCCtcagtatctatatgacacacataaactaacaccctctagtggtgaaaaactgtcaaaatgcattcagatacagtgttcattttgacagcaaattttcgatttagtcttagttttagtcttttgtcattttagttttagtcgtattttagtcatctgaattgttttagttttaggggtcaatttattattggccaaattgggccaattcaccctgttcctgctgcttcttaactcatacgccacctctgagactgcgtacatcaatccgcccgatcctatatgatcgggctgattgacacctcctgctagccgccaattggccgcaaatctgcagggggcggtattgcaccagcagtttactagaactgcttgtgcagtgctgaatatggacagcgtatgctgtccgtattaagcgatgtctggcggacatgatatgctacagcatatcatgtctgccagactttaataaattgataatttgactaaaatctaaggggtttagttaaacaggcccatttatcaaagggcttgcggacctgatctgacactgcggatcaggtccgcaagacctcgctaaatgcggagagcaatacgctctccgcatttaacattgcaccagcagctcacaagagctgctggtgcaacgccaccccctgctgactcgcggccaatcggccgccagcaggca
This genomic window contains:
- the LOC128636592 gene encoding WAP four-disulfide core domain protein 18 — encoded protein: MKTISFFLLFFYCVGTFGSETKEGSCPTVKPGSAGTCVNMCDQDSNCEGNLKCCSNGCGTTCQAPNSILPDKKSGLCPSIKPESVGICAMMCSYDRQCEGELKCCRNGCGGTECVPPIFVS